From one Misgurnus anguillicaudatus chromosome 2, ASM2758022v2, whole genome shotgun sequence genomic stretch:
- the LOC129443322 gene encoding polymeric immunoglobulin receptor-like translates to MRNLQEQNTGTYWCAVEITGYWDVKEWIYLKIQSALDVSVMSSSVIVDEGGNISVQCLYTSTYKNETKQWCRYKDKKCYTSQNASVEISDDRRGSYTVVMSGLMKSDSGWYYCSVGDLQAPVKLTVTVAVTDLHIPVEFTVTEATSAVTSDSSSTRDMRDIHKSLSTLISIPNNRVQAPSGEGQQNKY, encoded by the exons ATGAGAAACCTGCAGGAGCAAAACACTGGAACTTACTGGTGTGCTGTGGAAATTACAGGTTACTGGGATGTGAAAGAATGGATTTATCTCAAAATCCAATCAG CTCTTGATGTCTCTGTGATGTCCAGCAGTGTAATTGTAGATGAAGGTGGTAATATCAGTGTACAGTGTCTCTACACTTCTACATATAAGAATGAAACCAAACAGTGGTGCAGATATAAAGACAAGAAATGTTACACATCTCAGAATGCATCAGTTGAGATCAGTGATGATAGGAGAGGATCTTACACTGTGGTGATGTCTGGACTGATGAAGAGTGATTCTGGCTGGTATTACTGTTCTGTAGGAGATCTACAGGCTCCTGTTAAACTCACAGTCACTG TTGCTGTAACAGATCTACACATTCCTGTTGAATTCACTGTTACAGAAGCAACATCAG CAGTGACTTCAGACAGCAGTTCAACAAGAGACATGAGAGACAT ACATAAATCTTTATCTACATTAATATCAATTCCCAATAACAGAGTTCAAGCACCAAGCGGTGAAGGGCAGCAAAATAAGTATTGA